The following is a genomic window from Bacteroidia bacterium.
AACGTAGGGGTGGATCATTATAACGTATATGTAGGCGGTGTACTCAACGGTACCTCCGCTACAACCAGCTATGCGCTTTCTGGTCTTACCGCTTCTACGACTTACTCCGTCTATGTGACAGCTTCAGATGCTGCTGGCAATACCTCCGGACAGAGCAATACCATCAATGTCACTACTTTAAGCGCAGGTGGCGGTGGCACCACTACGATTTCAGCCAGCTACTTCGAAACCGGATGGGATGACTGGAATGATGGTGGAAGTGATTGTGCAAGGTATGCAGGTACACGCTCTTATGAAGGTACTTATTCTATCTATATCCGCGACAACTCTGGTGTAGCTTCTTCCATGACGACAAATGCATTTAACCTGAGTGGATATGCTTCTGTGGAGGTGGATTTCTACTTCTATGTGGTTAGCATGGAAAATAATGAAGATTTCTGGTTACAATACAATGATGGGTCAGGATGGCAAACGGTAGCCACGTATGTAAGAGGTGTAAATATCAATAACAATACCTTCTATCATTCGACGATCACCCTCAATGCGGGTACTTACACATTCAACAACAGCGGTCAGTTCCGCTTCCGTTGTGATGCCAGTGATAATAGTGACCTTATCTATATTGACCAGGTAACCATTACCGGCACGAGCCCGGCAGTTGCTGCCGTAGCTTCTGCCAGTGGGGTTGGGTTTGAACTGGAAGAAGTAGGAGGGCTTAACGAAACAGCCGGCTTTACAACTACTACAGACTTTGAAGGCGACCTTCAATTGTACCCAATGCCTGCCACTGACTACCTCAATGTAGCAGCAGCAGACGAAATTGTGTCCGTATCTGTATATACGATGGAGGGTAAACTCGTCATGAAAGCAGATGCAGCGCAGCTCAAAAACGGGCTCAACGTATCAAACCTGAGTGCCGGTGTTTATCTGATTACCGTAAATACTGTAGAAGAAGTACTGAATAGCAAGTTTATTAAAGAATAATAAGTTCTTTTTCTTAAGAAAAGCCCTCAGAAGTTGACAACTCTGAGGGCTTTTTATTTCATTTAAAATAATGAGTGAGATAAAATAATGACACAAGGCTAACAAAGTACCTGAAAAGTCGTTTTTAGGTTGGAAGGAAATTTAACTTTACCAGAACATATCTCCAACAGTTTCACTCAGACCATCAAACAATGAAATATTTTTCTACAGGGATTTTAGTGATTATTTTCCCGGTTTTTATTTTCGCACAATCTGCCTCACACACGATCAGCGGTTATGTAAAAATAGCAGAATCAGGTGAAAGCCTTATTGGTGCTACGATTGTTGCCCCCGAACTCCAGAAGGGTACTTATACCAATGAGTACGGCTTTTATTCACTTACGCTTCCAGCATCCAAAGACACCGTATCGATCCGCTATATATTTGCCGGATATCTCACTCAGGTGCAGCGAATCAGTATGGACACAGACCAGCGGATTGATATAGAGCTTGAAGTGAAAAGCCTTGACGAAGTGCTGATTGAAGCAGAGGGTTTTGACGAACAGCTCAACTCCACCGAAATGAGTGTAAGCCGGATCAGTATGGCAGAAGCCAAAATTTTACCGGCACTTTTTGGAGAAGTTGACATTATCAAAACGCTACAGCTCAAGCCTGGGGTCTCTTCAGGAAGTGAAGGAAGTTCGGGAATTTATGTGCGGGGGGGCGGGCCTGACCAGAACCTCATTCTTCTGGACAATACCGTTCTTTACAATCCTTCCCACCTTTTCGGTTTTTTCAGCACATTCAACTCTGATGCGGTGAAAGACGTCAAGCTGTATAAAGGCGGTTTTCCTGCCCAGTACGGCGGTCGCCTTTCTTCCGTCATTGATGTCAAAATGAATGATGGAAATAAAAAACAATTTTCCGGTGCAGGAGGTATTGGACTTATCGCTTCCCGCTTGACGCTGGAAGGGCCGATTGTAAAGGACAAAGCTTCTTTTATGATTTCTGGTCGTCGTACATATGTGGATGTTTTTACCAGGCTGATCAACGAAGCACAAAAAGACAATCAAGATTTCAACCGGATCCCCGATTATTTTTTCTACGACTTTAACGCCAAGCTCAATTACGAAATCAGCGATAAAGACCAGTTGTTTCTGAGCGGATATTTTGGCCGGGACAGATTCAAGTTTGATGATGGAGATTTTGACTTCAACTTCGATTGGGGGAACAGCAATACAACCCTCCGGTGGAACCATATTTTTACTCCCCGGTTATTTCTCAATACATCAGCCAGCTATTCCGACTACGAATATAAGATCAGCAACCAGTTTGATATTTTTTCGTTTGAGCTTTCATCCCGCATTACTGACGGAAGTCTGAGTACAGATTTTACCTGGCTGCCTACTGACCAGCATACTGTAAAATTTGGAGCCAAAGGGATTTATCACCGCTTTATTGTAGGACGCCTGGATGCAGGCGCTGCTGACAGTAGTTTCCAGTTTAATGCCGGGAATAATTATTATGGCACCGAATTGGCCGCCTACATTTCCGATGATTTTGATGTGAATGAGGCACTTACGATCAATACAGGTCTTCGAATCTCAGGATTTGCCGGTGACAGCAGTTTTTATTACGGAGTAGAGCCGAGGATTGCGGCCAAATACAGCCTTTCCCAAAAGGTCTCATTGAAAGCCAGTTATGCCCGTATGATGCAGTACCTGCATCTTGTCGCAAGTAGTGGCGCATCTTTACCTACAGATATCTGGTATCCATCCAATAGTCGGGTAAAGCCACAAAGCTCTGATCAGATCGCGGCAGGAATTACCATTCAAATCGGTGAAAATTGGCTGCTCAGCAATGAAGTTTATTATAAGTGGCTGCACAATCAGATCGACTTTCGCGATGCGGCCAACCTGTTTGTCAACGACAACCTGGACAGGGAATTTGTTTTTGGGAAAGGGTGGGGATATGGAAATGAATTTTACCTTGAAAAGAAAAACGGAAGACTCACGGGCTGGATAGGTTATACCCTTTCGTGGGCGTGGCGTCAGTTTGATGGGGTAAACAAAAGCGGAGAGACCATTCCTGAAGATATTATCAATGGCGGTCAGCCATTTCACCCACGCAATGACAAACGCCACGATGTGTCGGTAGTTGCCATTTACCAGCTCACCAAACGTTGGAGTTTTAGTTCTTCATGGGAATTTCGAACAGGAAATGCAACAACCCTTGCAGTAGGCAGATACTTCTCTTTTGGGCCGGGTTTTTTCAACGGAAACTTTTCGGATCCCAATATTGTCCCGGTCTATGTGGATCGAAACAGTTTCAGGATGCCACCTTATCACAAACTAGATATTGGTATTGTCTGCAAATTTTTTCCTAAATGGGGCGAGTCGGATCTCACGTTTAGTGTTTATAATGCTTACAACCGCCGCAATCCCTATTTCATTTACCCTGACAATGTACGGGATGCCAATGGAACCATTATTGGTCAACAGGCCAAGCAGGTTGCTTTATTTCCGGCCATCCCCTCTATCACATACAACTTTAAGTTTTAATCAACCATGCGCAAGTTAACTTTATATACCCTCGTACTTCTCGCCGCTGTTGTCGCCGCTTGCGATATGCAAAAAGAGGTAGATCTGAAACTTCCCGAGTATGAATCACAAATGGCGGTTGAGTGTTACCTTCAACCCGGGCAGCCCTATATACTTTCGCTCATCGAAAGTGTACCCTATTACGACAATATCCGCATCAAATATGTTACGGATGCGACGGTAACGATCGCCCACAATGGCAAAACTATTACCTTAAATCGTTTTGGTGTAGCTGTACCCGATTCGTTGGATGAACTGGGCGTATTAAAACCGATTATCGGGGACACAATCTACACCTATGTTGCCTTTGATGTGGTTCCGGAGAATTATTATCAGGATTTCACGCTGGAAATTACCCGTGCCAATGGAGACAAATTGTTTGCCACTACGCAGATTCTTCCTCCGGTAAAAATTGACACGATGACCTACAAGTACAATGATGACCAGAAAGCGTTTGTACTGACCAAGTTTCAGGATGATCCTGACAGAGCCAATTTTTATCGTGTGGTACTTCAGCGGCATAACCTGAATGACAATCCTGATCAGGACTTTTTTGTCAATGATGAAATCACGAATGGCGAGGAATTTAGTTTTGGGACAGCTTTCGAATACGAAAAAGGAGATACGCTGATACGCACGGTTTACCATATTACCGAAGACTATTATCGCTATCTGGAGACATCTTCCGCAGCTACAGATGCCAATTATAATCCATTTGGGCAACCTGCTACGATTAAGTCGAATATTTCTGGAGGGCTGGGTATATTTACCGGAATTACTTTTGACCGGAGGTGGTTGTATATTGAGTAGGATAATGCCTATTTTTACTCAATCAACTCATCGCCGTATGAAAAAACACTTTCTGACCTGTTGTTACCTGCTTTCTGTATTTGTTATGGTAAATGCCCAAGGCTCCTTTATTACTACTGACGGCACCCAATTTTACTATGAGGGGAAGCCGTATTATTTTCTGGGTACAAATTTCTGGTATGGCCTCAACCTGGGATCAAAAGGTGCGGGCGGTGACCGATCGAGACTGATTCGCGAGTTGGACCAGCTTGAGAGCATGGGCATTACCAACCTCCGAATTATGGCCGGTAGTGAAGGGCCTGACGAAGAGCCCTGGCGAATGTCGCCGGCATTGCAGCCCAGTCAGGGAGAATATAACCAGGAAGTACTCGACGGGCTGGATTTTCTTTTGGCGGAAATGGGCAAGAGGAAGATGTTTGGTGTAGTTTGTCTGAACAATTTCTGGCCATGGTCAGGCGGAATGACCCAATACCTTGTATGGCAAAAAGGAGGAAGAATTCCCTATCCACCGCCAGCCGAAGGTGGGGACTGGGGCAGCTATCAGTTGTTTACCACCGATTTTTACACCAATGAATCCGCGATGAAAGCCTTTGAACAACATATGGCTTTTATCATACAGCGCACAAATCCTTATACGGGAAAGGCTTATCGCGACGATCCCACAATCATGGCCTGGCAGCTGGCAAATGAGCCACGTGGCATCCTTAAAATTGCGGCATACCGCACCTGGATAGAGCGGAGCGCAGCTTTTATCAAGACCCTTGACAAAAACCATTTAGTGACGATAGGGAGTGAAGGAGCAACTTCCAGCAAATTTGCGGGAACCCGTTTCAACAAAGACCATGCGATCGCGAATATCGATTATACAACGATCCATATCTGGGTGCAAAACTGGGGTTGGTTTGATCCTGAAAAAGGAGAGGCGAGTTTACCTGAAGCGGAGGCCAAAGCAAAAAAATATTTACTCAAACACGTGAGTCAGGCAAAAAAACTCCATAAGCCGATTGTTTTGGAAGAATTTGGTATTTCCCGTGACAACAACAGCCACGATGCGAGTACACCGGCTACAATACGAGATGCGTATTACCGCTTTATGTTTGAGCAAATATTTGAGCTGGCAGAAAAGGGTACACCTGTAGCTGGGGCAAATTTCTGGGCATGGGGCGGAGAAGGCCGTCCGAGAGAACCGCATGCCATATGGAAAGCGGGAGATGACTTTATCGGAGATCCCCCACATGAGTATCAGGGTTGGTATTCTGTCTATGACAAAGATGAAAGCACCCTCCGTGTTATCCGCGAATTTGCAGGAAAAATGAAGGGGCTTTAAGATCAGGACAGTTCTGCGCCTACTTTTTCGAGTAGAGCTTTGGAAGCGCGGATACCTGCATATTCATCCAGAACCCGGCCTTCATATTCAATTCCTACAAAACCGCGATACCCAGCGTCTTTGACGATTTGCATCATGCGTTTATAGTCTGTGTGGATTTCATTGCCAGCCTCATCGAAGTCGTTGGTTTTGGCGCTTACCGCTTTGGCGTACTTCATCATTTCAGTTACACCCGTATAGCGGTCATATTCTTCGTCACAGCCATTTTCAGTGCGTTTGAGACAGAAGTTACCAAAGTCGGGCAACGTTCCGCAGTTTTCCATTGCGATTTCTGC
Proteins encoded in this region:
- a CDS encoding TonB-dependent receptor produces the protein MKYFSTGILVIIFPVFIFAQSASHTISGYVKIAESGESLIGATIVAPELQKGTYTNEYGFYSLTLPASKDTVSIRYIFAGYLTQVQRISMDTDQRIDIELEVKSLDEVLIEAEGFDEQLNSTEMSVSRISMAEAKILPALFGEVDIIKTLQLKPGVSSGSEGSSGIYVRGGGPDQNLILLDNTVLYNPSHLFGFFSTFNSDAVKDVKLYKGGFPAQYGGRLSSVIDVKMNDGNKKQFSGAGGIGLIASRLTLEGPIVKDKASFMISGRRTYVDVFTRLINEAQKDNQDFNRIPDYFFYDFNAKLNYEISDKDQLFLSGYFGRDRFKFDDGDFDFNFDWGNSNTTLRWNHIFTPRLFLNTSASYSDYEYKISNQFDIFSFELSSRITDGSLSTDFTWLPTDQHTVKFGAKGIYHRFIVGRLDAGAADSSFQFNAGNNYYGTELAAYISDDFDVNEALTINTGLRISGFAGDSSFYYGVEPRIAAKYSLSQKVSLKASYARMMQYLHLVASSGASLPTDIWYPSNSRVKPQSSDQIAAGITIQIGENWLLSNEVYYKWLHNQIDFRDAANLFVNDNLDREFVFGKGWGYGNEFYLEKKNGRLTGWIGYTLSWAWRQFDGVNKSGETIPEDIINGGQPFHPRNDKRHDVSVVAIYQLTKRWSFSSSWEFRTGNATTLAVGRYFSFGPGFFNGNFSDPNIVPVYVDRNSFRMPPYHKLDIGIVCKFFPKWGESDLTFSVYNAYNRRNPYFIYPDNVRDANGTIIGQQAKQVALFPAIPSITYNFKF
- a CDS encoding DUF4249 domain-containing protein, producing MRKLTLYTLVLLAAVVAACDMQKEVDLKLPEYESQMAVECYLQPGQPYILSLIESVPYYDNIRIKYVTDATVTIAHNGKTITLNRFGVAVPDSLDELGVLKPIIGDTIYTYVAFDVVPENYYQDFTLEITRANGDKLFATTQILPPVKIDTMTYKYNDDQKAFVLTKFQDDPDRANFYRVVLQRHNLNDNPDQDFFVNDEITNGEEFSFGTAFEYEKGDTLIRTVYHITEDYYRYLETSSAATDANYNPFGQPATIKSNISGGLGIFTGITFDRRWLYIE
- a CDS encoding cellulase family glycosylhydrolase — protein: MKKHFLTCCYLLSVFVMVNAQGSFITTDGTQFYYEGKPYYFLGTNFWYGLNLGSKGAGGDRSRLIRELDQLESMGITNLRIMAGSEGPDEEPWRMSPALQPSQGEYNQEVLDGLDFLLAEMGKRKMFGVVCLNNFWPWSGGMTQYLVWQKGGRIPYPPPAEGGDWGSYQLFTTDFYTNESAMKAFEQHMAFIIQRTNPYTGKAYRDDPTIMAWQLANEPRGILKIAAYRTWIERSAAFIKTLDKNHLVTIGSEGATSSKFAGTRFNKDHAIANIDYTTIHIWVQNWGWFDPEKGEASLPEAEAKAKKYLLKHVSQAKKLHKPIVLEEFGISRDNNSHDASTPATIRDAYYRFMFEQIFELAEKGTPVAGANFWAWGGEGRPREPHAIWKAGDDFIGDPPHEYQGWYSVYDKDESTLRVIREFAGKMKGL